GCATCACTTCTCACATATGACCCTAAATTAAGAATCCATATTGCCTGTGGACCCAGGAGTCCATATTGTCATCAAGGAGGCAGCTAATTACAAGAATGATAGGGCCTAATCCAGATTCCTCCCTAAAAGGAATGGGactcaatttatttttacttataaaaaaaaaagtaatgggACTCAATCCCGATCTCTAGCTCACTGCACAGCAGACCGCATTCAGAATGTCTTATTAATTAAGCTGATTCACAAAGATTCTTACTGGCCAGAAGATGACATGGCTGATTCCTCTCATCAGGTAGGATGGCCTTCAAACAAGCCCTTGATTTTTGCAGTACTTACTATAGTTCACTTTAAATAAGGAACACAATACAATGAACCGACTCCTTTTGCAAACTAGGAAATTTATTGTACACCAACACCATAAAAAGCCAGAGAGACAGTTTCCATGAAGGTATACAAACCTTGCACTGAAGCCAACTGGAACTGGACACCAACCTAAAACTCGAATATCATCAGGAAGGACTCGATTCAGCACCCCTACATAATCTATTTCTTGTTCTGtagaaaagatttaaaaaattgaaaaaaaaaataataccacAGTTAAGATGAAAggaagaaataaatttataaagtttCAGCTATAATTTGAATTCTTTACATGCTAGATCATATGCATCTTGTAAGAATGGCATAAGCATGAGAAGTTTTAGTAGTACTGGTGAACCACACAGTCGTGGTGATGGAATCTTTACAGAGATCATTATGAACTGATTGAATTGCTAGCTTAGGCTAATAAATAGCATTACCTCTCATCAACCAAATCAATACGCTTTTTAATAAATTCAGGGCAACATCCTTCAATTAAGAGATTAACTCTGACAAGCAAGGCTGGTCGTAGATCAGCTAGCATTCTCAGTTAGCTGACTTTTTTAGGCTACACTCCCTGATTCTTGGTTTTTTCGCCAACCCCCACACCCACCTTCTGGTGTGGgaaccaaaaaacaaatatcCACCCATATCTTCAATGAATTTAACATTGAAAACAAGATGCCATTTATCATTTAAAGAACGCCAGATTTCACTCACCAGAAGCAGCATTGTGAAAGGATAACAAAAATGGATAGTTTGGCTCACCATGTTGTTCTTTGAAAACAATTTCTTCAGAGTTTTCATTGCTTGCATCAGTTTCCTTGAGGCTTGATCGTAAAAGGAGAGCAATCACCTGCATTGAGTAGTTGCCATCTTCTCAATCATTCACGTAACAGGCTAGTGAAGAATGTTACAGAATACTAGTATAATAAAATCAACCATGAAAAACATGTTCGTGGTTTATAGATTTACGTAGGATGACAGCATCAAAAGCTCTGTCCACTAGCATAGCATTTGGATTTGGGACTCCATGGAAATGACATCATTCAGTTCTTACATTTGTTCTATTTTGAACACCAAAGTTCATAATGATTTTTCTTTCTGACAAGTACCAAAGTTCATAATGACAAAATAAGGGCTCTTCGTTCAAATGTTCATTTGGTGCTCAAGCAACTTATCTGCATAGAAATGGACACCCAAGTATCCAACAGAGTAAAGGAGATTGCAGAACTTTTTGTCATATACAGAGGATATGAGTGGCAGGACTGTCATCAGTAGGACCAACCAAAGTCAAGGAAAGACTTTTCCAAAgcattaaaaataaacaaaaatacttgaatgattataacaACTTGAGAAATCCTAAAATATCTCagcaaaatacacaaaaaataatctttttgcaTAAACTTACTTGTCCAACTGAGGAAACCCCCTTATCTGTCCTACCACACCTAGAGTACTGTAACTCCTTCTTGTCACCAACTAGCAGCCTTGTTTTCTCGAAAGCACTGAAAATTTCTGACTGGAATAATTTGATACCAGAAAGAAGTTAAAGTTTGACACTAACTGATCTTCTTATGCAATTAggtgtatatattttatagaccTGTATCTCCCTTTTTTCAAGTATTAATTGAGCATTCATCTTCCTGTTTCCTTAAAAATACAAGTTtaaagtgcaaaaaaaatatatatatatatatatatcaaatattggTAATTCTATACCAAATACACCATAAAACATGGAAGACATTAGACATCTATGAAACCAGGAAAAGGCAGCTGCTATCTTCCATcatatttatgtgttttttgCAAGAAGAGTACTTGAGTACCCAATAACATGTAGGATACATAGACAATCACATTGATTTTGCATATAGCTTAGTTCATAATATTTGAAACTTGGCATATAAGTGGGCTATCTTAGTGGGATTTATATACTGCATACCTGGCAGTGCTAATATTTGTTAATTCATATGCTAGAATGGAAAACAATGTGTCttattgaaagaagaaaaagtaatgtgaaaaaataacattaaatcttttttcttttggtttcaaatttagcatcttttctttcctgcaTCTAACTTCATTTCCAAATAACGATGCTGATTCTGTTCTTTTCTATCCCTAATGAAGAACCAACACTCAGAAGAAAaggtttttttacttttctcacATGTTCTCTAGGATCAAGGATGAATAAAAAAAGCTCAAGGATAGCATGCAGATGAGAAACTCTATCTAGAATCTAAATTTCAACTACTAGTCTGATACTGAAACAACGCTTGAGAGCACTTAATACTACTTTTAGCAACACTATTGTTCAAAGATTTGAAAGCCATCCAAATACATGATTATGCAGGGTTGATGATCATCTTGAAACTTTCAACCCATGAAGCAATTAAATGATAAAAGTAGCTCAATCACAAATCTTCCGCTGTTTATATTATCCGGATGCTCAACAATATGGCACATGGACAAGGTAACAGTTATTGTATGACTAAGTATGGAAACTTATCAATCTTTTATATTCAATTGCATCAGTTAAGACCAGTCAGGCTATGAagacattaattaaaaattaaaaaattttctagAGAAGATTTTGCTCATCAATAATTTCAAACTAACATTATCTATTCAAATATGTCTTTTGCGCATTAATAGTTCATATCACAGaacatgaaaataataaaagtaaaaatgaaaactatACCTCAATAGTTGGATCCATTTGTGCCTCTGAAGCAAAACCATAGAACCTGTAATGTAGCACATAAGTTACATTTGAATATATAGTCCACTGCCATAACAAAGCATTTCTAACCTAACAATTATGATCATGATGAAAATTCACAATGAAGAAGACACTGCACAAAAGAGGAATATGCTTTAGTTAAAGCCAAACCTTTTCGCCTTTACCCAGCTAGCAAGTTTAAAGCCCTAAAACCTAAAGATATGGAATGTTGTTTAGAAATACAACTTCTATGTAATTATTAGTGCACTTGGAGAATAAACTATACATAATAGTCAGTTCAACAATAATCCAGTAGTATTTCCATGataacattttcatttttcttcccccattcataaataaataaataaataaataacatgagtAAGCATTGTACCTTTTCCCAAAGTACATGATTTTCAGAGCAACATATCTCTTGCAATGGTGATTTATGGTTCTTGTGTTAGAACCTGCACCCAAAGGTTACACTCAACCAAATTTCATATTGTAATACAGAATTCATCAAGGTAGAATTGTTTCTTTTAGTTAAGAGAATCATCAAATGGCATTCTATCCATTTTGTGGTTCAAGTGTTAAACTCTCTTTTCTAATCACATCTTTCTGCTGGTTTCAGAAAATCTAAGTCGCAATGGATACatgcaatattttttaatcaatggtCCTATTACCACCTGAAATTTTCTCTACTACTTTCTTCTTTGCGGTCCCATTACCACCTGTTTTTGATTCCTTTCTTTCAGCAAGAAGACCATTACAATCTACAACAACTCTGTCACATGCTTCCTCTATCTGCATAATAATTACTTGGTAAGTTCCAGTGCACATGCTCAGCTTCAGATGTGCTAAAGGGAAATACAACATAAGAACCAAAATACTAAAAGTTTAGACTAGCAAACCTTACGACAGCAACAACTTGAAAGTCGAGACGACAGCTTTGCATTCTCTTCCTCTAATTCCTAATTTATTATTTCCAAATTGGTAACTAAaagcatataaagaaaaaataagcaGTAACAAGGCAATAAGGATTTAACATTTTCTTTCGTTGCTCAGATTATCGAggacagaaaaaagaaattcaatgaGTCGAGTTTTTGTTTCACTCGCTCCAGAGAGAATTTCAAGGCTTCTAGTTTAATTAGTTTTCCTAACACTTAAATGAAAATAGCTTTTATGAAGTTCAGTTCCGAGGGCATTGTCACTTGCCTGTGCAAGCAAATACTACGTTTTCAAAATTCCAGCTCGTAGAAGAAATGAAAGCAGTTCCTTCTTATTTTATCAACCAGTTTATCGGCACGACAACCAAACTAGTCCAAGTAGAaggcgcagagagagagagagcgagagagagagagagagtaccttAACTCTGTTTTGGAGAGAGTCTGCCAGGGATTGAAGACTGGAGATGAAGTTTCTATCGGGCAAGAGAGGATCCCTCACTTCATTCGACATGGTTGAATTTGCTATGGTCTGGTTCTCTGCGAAAGTCGCCCACTGCGAATGCGACTGTCACCGGCGGCCTCGAGTCGAGGGTGAAACAAAATGCCGCGTCGAAGTAAACGACGGCGTTTGGGCTTCGAAAAAAACACTTGAAAAACCAAGATTTCctaccatttttttaattaaatcttttTTACAATTCGGAGATTAGAAATGTTTtaacttacaaaaataaatttttaaaatagacGTGACTTAACGcggtatatcatattataaaattattttaattataaaataaatcaaatatatccTATTATGTTACGctaaggcctcgtttgtttttacagatgaaataagatgagatgaaataagataaaatcttttgagatatattgagatgagatgagacaagatgagattagatgaaatatgtgtttgtttttatagatgagatgagataaaaatttttgagatatgttgagatgagatgagataagatgaaatatgtgtttgtttttagagatgagatgagattagtttgactttgttatagttagtaatatgatgggacccacaagtacttgtagtactttttataatattttatttatttaccaatgctgcaatttttatttttatttttctacttctttttttattttttttttttgctgcttccttttttattaaccatttggtcaaaaaatttttttttctgcgtattttgtttatttatttaccaatggtgaatttttttttttgtgcttctttttttttttaaccattttgtcttttttttttttttactacttcctttatttatttatttaccaatggtgtaattttttttagatgaaaacttgagatcttgtttttaagatgaaaacttgagaagaaatttgagatcttttgagatgaaaacttgagaagaaacttgagatcttttgagataaaaacctgagaagaaacttgagatcttttgataTGAAAACTGGTAGATCAAAATGtgtgtttatttttgtaaaacttctGACAGTATGAAAACTTTTCAAAGTTTTCaaagttttggtttttagtCGCGAAAACAAACAAGACCTAAGTGTATTATAGTTCAATTTCTTTTAAACTCTTAACAATTCTCTTCATAGATGTATGCACATGGTGTATGGATTCAAGAGATTCTAATGCTAGGGCCTCCATCGCATACCAACAACACTAAAATTGTAACTTGTAAGGTTAAATTAACTTAATTAAGTTTGTCGTATTCtgaataataatagaaaaagtatATTTGCAATCGAAATATTGCAAACGCCGCGCACTAATCAACATGGATGGCCACGTTGGTTTAGTGAAATGACGCATTTAAAAGCTTTGGCCTTAAATGAAACAGAATCAAGACATTGGgcgaaaagaagaagaagaagaaaaaaaaaaaagaaaaaaaaacgaggaggaagaagaagaagagaggagaAGTTTAAAGAAATGATACTAG
This is a stretch of genomic DNA from Carya illinoinensis cultivar Pawnee chromosome 15, C.illinoinensisPawnee_v1, whole genome shotgun sequence. It encodes these proteins:
- the LOC122297246 gene encoding tRNA pseudouridine(38/39) synthase isoform X4, translated to MSNEVRDPLLPDRNFISSLQSLADSLQNRVKELEEENAKLSSRLSSCCCRKIEEACDRVVVDCNGLLAERKESKTGGNGTAKKKVVEKISGSNTRTINHHCKRYVALKIMYFGKRFYGFASEAQMDPTIESEIFSAFEKTRLLVGDKKELQYSRCGRTDKGVSSVGQVIALLLRSSLKETDASNENSEEIVFKEQHEQEIDYVGVLNRVLPDDIRVLGWCPVPVGFSARFSCLSREYKYFFWRENLNFLAMEEAGKKFLGEHDFRNFCKMDAVNVHNYKRNITLFEICPSDVIDTLLDTEKTPRKPQYTMAPELPLVLHSCEFESIKFICSADAGLALRMHLANQCRNYQLQAAIFNDALLSCLPISSGQRSLKGTTKKKASHVPLMSRPTEPSYEERRLKLNSKTFGLSKSS
- the LOC122297246 gene encoding tRNA pseudouridine(38/39) synthase isoform X1; protein product: MSNEVRDPLLPDRNFISSLQSLADSLQNRVKELEEENAKLSSRLSSCCCRKIEEACDRVVVDCNGLLAERKESKTGGNGTAKKKVVEKISGSNTRTINHHCKRYVALKIMYFGKRFYGFASEAQMDPTIESEIFSAFEKTRLLVGDKKELQYSRCGRTDKGVSSVGQVIALLLRSSLKETDASNENSEEIVFKEQHEQEIDYVGVLNRVLPDDIRVLGWCPVPVGFSARFSCLSREYKYFFWRENLNFLAMEEAGKKFLGEHDFRNFCKMDAVNVHNYKRNITLFEICPSDVRYDGNQLLAFKIKGSAFLWHQVRCMVAVLLMIGQGLESPDVIDTLLDTEKTPRKPQYTMAPELPLVLHSCEFESIKFICSADAGLALRMHLANQCRNYQLQAAIFNDALLSCLPISSGQRSLKGTTKKKASHVPLMSRPTEPSYEERRLKLNSKTFGLSKSS
- the LOC122297246 gene encoding tRNA pseudouridine(38/39) synthase isoform X2, whose translation is MSNEVRDPLLPDRNFISSLQSLADSLQNRVKELEEENAKLSSRLSSCCCRKIEEACDRVVVDCNGLLAERKESKTGGNGTAKKKVVEKISGSNTRTINHHCKRYVALKIMYFGKRFYGFASEAQMDPTIESEIFSAFEKTRLLVGDKKELQYSRCGRTDKGVSSVGQVIALLLRSSLKETDASNENSEEIVFKEQHEQEIDYVGVLNRVLPDDIRVLGWCPVPVGFSARFSCLSREYKYFFWRENLNFLAMEEAGKKFLGEHDFRNFCKMDAVNVHNYKRNITLFEICPSDVRYDGNQLLAFKIKGSAFLWHQVRCMVAVLLMIGQGLESPDVIDTLLDTEKTPRKPQYTMAPELPLVLHSCEFESIKFICSADAGLALRMHLANQCRNYQLQAAIFNDALLSCLPISSGQRSLKGTTKKKASHVPLMSRPTERHII